The following coding sequences are from one Verrucomicrobiia bacterium window:
- a CDS encoding redoxin family protein, with translation MKLLSLTLALFALCTTLRAEEGVADLPIGAPAPDFNLPGIDGKSHKLSEYKDGKVLMIFFTSNHCPTSHGVEARLKKFLADFKGKGLTFVAINPNHPDGLSIDELGYSKYNDGFEDMKKYAAESGFTFPYLYDGETQAMAKAYGCLATPHVFIFDAERKLRYKGRFDDSRFADESTVKSNDARNAVEALLASKPVPVEITKPHGCSTKWRSKQTAVAAQTQKWEKAPVTIEQIDAAGVAKLVKNGTKKVRLFNVWSTTCIPCVKEFPELVTTARKFGLRDFEMITITTDDPADTEKAKKFLEKQGAGLMDRLKPSLKAEGRTTNSYLYSGANMEDMMKALDPQWPGGMPHTVLVSTDGKIVWRHNGPVDGDTLRAKILEHMGNYYVP, from the coding sequence ATGAAGCTACTGTCTCTGACGCTCGCTTTGTTCGCTCTGTGCACCACGCTCCGTGCTGAGGAAGGCGTGGCGGATCTGCCTATCGGTGCACCGGCACCGGACTTCAATCTGCCGGGCATCGATGGCAAATCACACAAGCTCTCCGAATACAAGGATGGCAAGGTGCTGATGATCTTCTTCACCTCGAACCACTGCCCCACCTCGCACGGTGTGGAAGCGCGCTTGAAGAAGTTCCTCGCGGATTTCAAAGGGAAGGGACTGACCTTCGTGGCCATCAATCCGAATCACCCGGATGGCCTGAGCATCGATGAATTGGGTTACTCGAAATACAACGATGGCTTCGAGGACATGAAGAAATATGCGGCAGAGAGCGGCTTCACTTTTCCTTATCTCTACGACGGCGAGACACAGGCGATGGCGAAAGCCTACGGCTGCTTAGCCACGCCGCACGTGTTCATCTTCGATGCCGAGCGTAAGCTGCGTTACAAAGGCCGCTTCGATGATTCCCGTTTCGCCGATGAATCCACCGTGAAGTCCAACGATGCTCGGAATGCCGTGGAAGCGTTACTCGCAAGCAAGCCGGTGCCGGTGGAGATCACCAAGCCGCACGGCTGCTCCACCAAGTGGCGCAGCAAACAAACCGCCGTGGCTGCTCAGACGCAGAAGTGGGAGAAAGCGCCGGTGACGATTGAGCAGATTGATGCCGCTGGCGTTGCTAAGCTCGTGAAAAATGGCACGAAAAAAGTGCGGCTCTTCAATGTGTGGTCCACCACTTGTATCCCGTGCGTGAAAGAGTTTCCTGAACTCGTCACCACCGCCCGCAAGTTCGGTCTGCGTGATTTCGAGATGATCACCATCACCACGGATGACCCGGCTGATACAGAAAAGGCTAAGAAATTTTTGGAGAAGCAAGGCGCGGGATTGATGGATCGCCTAAAGCCCTCACTCAAAGCCGAAGGTCGCACCACGAACAGCTATCTCTACAGCGGTGCGAACATGGAAGACATGATGAAAGCTCTCGACCCGCAATGGCCCGGCGGCATGCCGCACACTGTTCTCGTAAGCACCGATGGCAAGATCGTGTGGCGTCATAACGGCCCGGTGGATGGCGACACCTTGCGCGCAAAGATTCTCGAGCACATGGGTAATTACTACGTGCCCTGA
- a CDS encoding cytochrome D1 domain-containing protein, protein MKKSIFYLLLAGTALLCNFSTVAAESKGYVLVANKGDLSMGIIDPVAGKQIANVLEDGITGHELAASPDGKLAYVPIFGNSGVGKPGTDGTLIRVIDVKSQKIVNTIDFGKGVRPHCPVIGPKDGLLYVTTELLNSVSIIDPKTLKIVGSVPTKQEQSHMLAITPDNRKGYTANVGPGTVSVLDLEKRTHLKTITISTNTQRISVSADGKWAFTSDQTKPQLAMIDTAKDEVTHWVELPGIGYGTATTPDSRYLVIALISINKVGVLDLQTRKIVQTIDVPKAPQYVLMQPDGAKVYVSCDASRKVMMIDTKTWKVEKEIAAGQTADGLAWAPIK, encoded by the coding sequence ATGAAAAAATCTATCTTCTATCTCCTTTTGGCAGGAACCGCATTGCTGTGCAATTTTTCCACTGTGGCCGCCGAATCTAAAGGCTATGTGCTGGTGGCGAACAAGGGCGATCTCTCCATGGGCATCATCGATCCCGTGGCAGGTAAGCAGATCGCGAACGTGCTGGAGGACGGCATCACGGGGCATGAACTCGCTGCTTCGCCGGATGGTAAGCTCGCTTATGTGCCCATCTTCGGTAATTCCGGCGTGGGCAAACCGGGTACCGATGGCACGCTCATCCGTGTCATCGATGTGAAGTCACAGAAGATCGTTAACACGATCGATTTCGGCAAGGGCGTGCGCCCGCACTGCCCTGTCATCGGACCGAAGGATGGCTTGCTTTATGTCACAACGGAACTTTTGAATTCCGTGAGCATCATTGATCCGAAGACGCTCAAGATAGTTGGCTCAGTTCCCACGAAGCAGGAGCAGTCACACATGCTGGCGATCACGCCAGATAATCGCAAAGGCTACACAGCCAATGTCGGTCCCGGCACTGTCTCCGTGCTGGATCTGGAAAAGCGCACACACCTCAAGACCATCACCATTTCCACGAACACCCAGCGCATCTCTGTTTCAGCAGATGGCAAGTGGGCGTTCACATCCGATCAGACGAAGCCGCAACTGGCGATGATCGATACGGCGAAGGATGAGGTCACGCATTGGGTGGAGTTGCCGGGCATCGGTTACGGTACGGCGACGACGCCGGACAGCCGTTATCTGGTGATTGCGCTGATCAGCATCAACAAAGTCGGCGTCCTCGATCTGCAAACGCGCAAGATCGTGCAGACGATCGATGTGCCGAAAGCTCCGCAATATGTGCTGATGCAACCGGATGGCGCGAAGGTGTATGTCTCCTGCGATGCCAGCCGCAAGGTGATGATGATCGACACGAAGACGTGGAAGGTAGAAAAAGAAATCGCCGCTGGTCAAACGGCGGATGGGCTTGCTTGGGCACCGATCAAGTAA